The Candidatus Zixiibacteriota bacterium DNA segment GTCACTCGCCTGAACTGCTCGGAAGAAAACAACGGATGGTGCAACCGGGGAAACTTGTTAAGAGCTATCATTCCCAGGGTCGCCATGATAGCTGAAGCGAGAATAGTTATCGCGAAAATCGGGGGGATGAAGGCCTGGTAACTAAACAGCGGCTTGCCCGAGATTATCAACGGGTAATCAAGCACGCTCACCCAGTAAATGAACAGAGTGATGCCGAGCAATCCGGCCAGCCCGGCAATACCTATCATATATCCCAACGGGGACCTACCCAGACCCATGCTTTTGTCCATACCGTGAATGGGAAACGGTGAGTGGCAATCAAACTTCGAATAGCCTGCGCCGCGAATCTGCCCGGCTGCTTTCAGCAGAGTGTCCGAACCTGAAAACTCAGCCAGGATGCCGAAGACTTTTTTGCTGCTATCAGACATGGGCATCTCCCTTGGCGTGCGGATCAGCCTGCGGCAGGATTGCTTTTACCTCCGACATGGCCACCATCGGCAGGAACCTGAGGAACAACAGGAACATGGTGAAAAACAGACCGAACGATCCGATCAGCAAACCGATATCGTGCCAGGTTGGGCTGTAGTAATCCCACGCCGACGGCAGGTAATCGCGGGCCAGCGTGATCACGATCACGAATCGCTCGAACCACATGCCTACATTGATGAGAATCGATGCGATAAACATCACCACCAGATGGTTGCGCAGTTTTTTGAACCAGAAAAGTTGCGGCACGAATACATTGCATGAGATCATTATCCAGTAAGCCCAGGCATAAGGGCCGAAGGCGCGGTTGACGAAGGCAAACTGTTCGTACATGTTGCCTGAGTACCATGAGATGAAGAACTCCATCCCATAAGCGTAGCCGACCATCATACCAGTCAGCAACATGATCATGTTCATGCGTTCGAGCACTTTCTGCGTGATGATGTGCTGCAGCTTGAAGGCATAGCGCGCGATCAATGACAGCGTCATGACCATGGCAAAGCCTGAAAAAATCGCACCCGCCACGAAATAGGGCGGGAAGATGGTGGTGTGCCATCCCGGAACGACGGCGGTTGCAAAGTCGGTCGAAACAATACTGTGAACGGACAGCACCAACGGAGTCGAGAGCCCGGCCAGAACCAGGTAAGCCAGTTCATAATGTCGCCATTGGCGATTACCACCGCGCCAACCGAGTGAGAAAAGACCATAGAGCACTTGCTTGATTTTGCCCACGGCCCGATCACGCAGGGTGGCCAGGTCGGGAATCAGCCCCACATACCAAAACATAAACGAACAGGCAAAGTATGTCCCCACCGCGAAGGCATCCCACAAAAGCGGACTACGGAAATTGGGCCACATATACATCTGATTGGGAATGGGCATGGTCCAGTAGATCACCCAGATGCGGCCGACATGGATAGTCGGGAAAATCAGAGCGCAGATGACGGCAAAAATCGTCATCGCCTCGGCGAAACGGTTGATCGCCGTGCGCCAGCGTTGACGCAGCAAGAATAGAATGGCGGAGATCAAGGTTCCGGCATGACCGATACCTACCCAGAAAACAAAATTCACAATTGCAAAACCCCAGCCGACCGGGTTCTGCAATCCCCAAACGCCGATCCCTTCCCAAAAGAGATAGCCGATCAGAGCGAAAAAACCGATGGCCAGCGTAAGTGAAGTGCTGAACATCACCTTCCAGGCGGTGGGCGTTTTCGCTTCCGGGATGCGGCAGACCGACTCGGTGATTGACTCGAAAGTCGGATTGCCCGTCACCAGAACATCGGGGCCACTTTGGTCCGTGCTTGAACTCAACTCGGCATCTCCGGGTTAGGGTTGCGAACCTTGGCCAGGTAGGAGGTTCTGGGCTTGACATTCAGTTCCGCCAGCAGATCGTAACTGCGCTTGTTCAATTTGACACGGGACACTTCACTCTTGGGGTCATTGATGTCTCCAAATACGATGGCGCCGCTGGGGCAAGCCTGCTGACAAGCCGGGCTGACCTCGCCGTCCTGCACCTGGCGGCCTTCCAGCTTGGCCGTGCGCTTGGCAGCGGTGATTCGCTGCGCGCAGTAGCTGCATTTTTCCATCACACCTCGTGAACGAACCGTTACGTCGGGATTCTGGGCCATCTTGGTGACCTCGGGCATGTTTTCGGTAAGATGGAAGAAATTAAATCGCCTGACTTTGTAGGGACAGTTGTTGGCGCAATAGCGGGTGCCAACGCAACGATTGTAGACCATCGCATTCAGACCTTCCGAATCATGAACGGTGGCCGCAACCGGGCAGACCTGTTCGCAAGGTGCATTCTCACAGTGATGACAAGCGACCGGCTGATGGACTATCTGAGGATCATCAACATCGCCTACGAAGTAGCGGTCGAGCCTGATCCAATGCATCTCGCGACCCATGCGAGTCTCAGCCTTGCCGACAATCGGAATATTGTTTTCACTTTGACAGGCAATCGTGCAAACGTTGCAGCCAGTGCACTTGGTAAGATCGATGGTCATCCCCCATTGGTGTCCCTTGTCGTATTCGTGCTCCTTCCACAACGATTTGAGAGGTGGATGCTCGACCGCCGCCTTGGCAAACGACGGCAGAATTCGATACTTTTCCAAATCCGCCTCACGAACAATCGGACGGCCCTCCATGCTGCCGTGATCCTGGGTATTGGCCAACTCGTACTCGCGGCCGGTGGCCGTCAGTGACACGTCATGGCCATAATGAAGGGCCGACATAGTTCTGAGAGTATAGGTATTAAAACCGACCCCGTTGCCAACCCTGCCAGATTCTGTACGGCCATAGCCGAGGGCCAGCCCGACCACGTCGTCAGCCTGTCCGGGAACGATCCAGATTGGCATGCTCATACTCCGGCCGGCATGGGTCAGGTCGACCATATCTTCATTCTTGACGCCGAGGCGTCGTGCCGTGGCCGGACTGACTGTGGCCACATTGTCCCAGGATAACTTGGTGATCGGATCGGGCAGTTCTTGTAGCCAGCCGTTGTTGGCGCCGGTACCGTCGTTGAGAGTGTTGTCGGCATGGAAGACGAACTGGAGTTCGTCTGAACCGCTGCCCTTCCCGGATGCAGCCAGAGCTTCGGCAATCAGACCGGGAGCCACCTGGGGGTCTGCAATTGCGTAGCCTGTGTCAGCTACGATGCCGTCATGCAACGCCTGCGACCACTGATCGTCAAAACCGCCGCCCCACTCCTGTTGCCAGGTTTGACGAACGAGATCATAACCCTTGTTATTTTTTTCACTATTTAGGGCAGAAACAAATTCAATGTCCGGCTTGCCACCAAACAGCGGCTCAATCAGAGGCTGTACCATCCCCACCGTACCATCAGCCGCTCTTGTGTCGCCAAAACTTTCGAGAAAGTGGGCGCGCGGAATATGCCAGGTAGTTTCACGCGAGGTTTCGTCTCGGTGCGAGCTGAGGTGGATCGAAGTCGCAACTTTTTTGAGCGCCTCACCGAATGCAAGATCGACCGGGGCGTTATACACCGGATTGCCACCGAGCATCACCAGTGTTGATACGCTCCCACCCTTCATGCGATCAATGAGAGTCTTCAGACCATCACTGGAGGATTGAACGGCATCGTTTGGCTCAAGATATGAGACAGTGTTTCCGACGCTGCCCAGGAGATCATTGAGATACATGGCCAACGCGTGCACTGCCTGCGGCTGACGACGCCCTGCAACGACCAGTGACCGTGGTCCGGCCTGGGCCAGATCGGCGG contains these protein-coding regions:
- a CDS encoding DUF3341 domain-containing protein, translating into MSDSSKKVFGILAEFSGSDTLLKAAGQIRGAGYSKFDCHSPFPIHGMDKSMGLGRSPLGYMIGIAGLAGLLGITLFIYWVSVLDYPLIISGKPLFSYQAFIPPIFAITILASAIMATLGMIALNKFPRLHHPLFSSEQFRRVTDGGFFVSVEADDPKFIQAETVALLKSIGATNVEVVKSK
- a CDS encoding TAT-variant-translocated molybdopterin oxidoreductase; the encoded protein is MKQKPSANGKHYWRSLDERANTPQFRKWVEQEFPQSANEMDNAWSRRSFLTLMAASMAMAGLAGCRRPVEKIVPYSKDTESVTPGLPNFFATTMPRGNSAYGAIVQSHEGRPTKIEGNELHPSTRGKSSLEMQAAILDLYDPDRSQHPLHDNQPATWDDFIAAWSELSTDLIGDGGARLAVLSEPYSSPTMARLKKQFQARFPQATWVGWEPVSDENIYAGFELAGGSRYQPVYNYDQAQVILSLDADFLLTESDSVTAAAGFAAGRHLDTEQDSMNRLYVVESLFSVTGASADHRLALKPDLIPVFATAVAAALRDNGVPVDGQITMDSTELPAACRAWVAPLAADLAQAGPRSLVVAGRRQPQAVHALAMYLNDLLGSVGNTVSYLEPNDAVQSSSDGLKTLIDRMKGGSVSTLVMLGGNPVYNAPVDLAFGEALKKVATSIHLSSHRDETSRETTWHIPRAHFLESFGDTRAADGTVGMVQPLIEPLFGGKPDIEFVSALNSEKNNKGYDLVRQTWQQEWGGGFDDQWSQALHDGIVADTGYAIADPQVAPGLIAEALAASGKGSGSDELQFVFHADNTLNDGTGANNGWLQELPDPITKLSWDNVATVSPATARRLGVKNEDMVDLTHAGRSMSMPIWIVPGQADDVVGLALGYGRTESGRVGNGVGFNTYTLRTMSALHYGHDVSLTATGREYELANTQDHGSMEGRPIVREADLEKYRILPSFAKAAVEHPPLKSLWKEHEYDKGHQWGMTIDLTKCTGCNVCTIACQSENNIPIVGKAETRMGREMHWIRLDRYFVGDVDDPQIVHQPVACHHCENAPCEQVCPVAATVHDSEGLNAMVYNRCVGTRYCANNCPYKVRRFNFFHLTENMPEVTKMAQNPDVTVRSRGVMEKCSYCAQRITAAKRTAKLEGRQVQDGEVSPACQQACPSGAIVFGDINDPKSEVSRVKLNKRSYDLLAELNVKPRTSYLAKVRNPNPEMPS
- the nrfD gene encoding polysulfide reductase NrfD; this encodes MFSTSLTLAIGFFALIGYLFWEGIGVWGLQNPVGWGFAIVNFVFWVGIGHAGTLISAILFLLRQRWRTAINRFAEAMTIFAVICALIFPTIHVGRIWVIYWTMPIPNQMYMWPNFRSPLLWDAFAVGTYFACSFMFWYVGLIPDLATLRDRAVGKIKQVLYGLFSLGWRGGNRQWRHYELAYLVLAGLSTPLVLSVHSIVSTDFATAVVPGWHTTIFPPYFVAGAIFSGFAMVMTLSLIARYAFKLQHIITQKVLERMNMIMLLTGMMVGYAYGMEFFISWYSGNMYEQFAFVNRAFGPYAWAYWIMISCNVFVPQLFWFKKLRNHLVVMFIASILINVGMWFERFVIVITLARDYLPSAWDYYSPTWHDIGLLIGSFGLFFTMFLLFLRFLPMVAMSEVKAILPQADPHAKGDAHV